Genomic DNA from Catellatospora sp. TT07R-123:
TGCCTCCCGGCTTCGGGAGGCTCACCCGGCTGACCCGGCTCGACCTGCGGCACAACCGGTTGCGCGGCCTGCCGGAGGAGATCGGCGACCTGGCCCGGCTCCAGCGGCTCGACGTCCAGCACAACCGGCTGCGCGACCTGCCCGAACGCCTGGGCGAGCTGTCCCAGCTGGCCAAGCTCGACGTGGGACACAACTTCCTCGACGCCCTGCCCGCCGGCCTCGGGCGCCTGACCGGCCTCACCGCACTCGACCTGCGCAACAACCCGCTGACCAGCCCGCCCCCGGAGATCGTGGCGCAGGGAGGCGAGGCGGTCCTCGCGTTCCTGCGGGCGAGCACCACGTCCCTGCAGCAGTGGGCGTCGAAGCTGATGATCGTCGGCGAGGGCCGGGTCGGCAAGACCTCACTGGTCAAGGCACTGTCCGGCCGCAGCCACGACGTCGCGGAGCCGACCACCCACGGCCTGCTGATCTCCCGGCTGCCGCTGGCGCACCCGGCCCGGCCGGTCACCATGGAGCTGTCGGCCTGGGACTTCGGCGGCCAGGACATCTACCACGCCACCCATCAGTTCTTCCTCACCGGACGCTCGCTGTTCCTGCTGGTGTGGAACGTCAGCGAGGGAACCGAACGGGGCCGGCTGCGCTACTGGCTGGACATCATCACCGCCCGCGCGCCTCAGGCGCCGATCCTGATCGTCGCCACCCATACCGCCCAGCGCCCGGCCGACATCGACCTGGACAGCCTGCGGGAGCGATACCCGGCGATCGTCGGGCACTTCAGCGTCGACTGCGCCGCCCGCACCGGCGTCGAAGCGCTGCACACCGCGGTGGCGCAGGCGGCGGCAGGCCTGCCGCTCATGGGCGCCTCGTGGCCGAAGCGCTGGGTCGACACCGCCGCCGAGCTCATCGGCCCCGGCCGGCCGCCGCACGTGTCCGCGGCCGCGCTGTGGCAGGCGATGACCCGGGCCGGCGTCGCCGACCCGGAGGAGCAGCAGACCCTCGCCCTGGCCATGCACCACCGCGGCGAGATCCTGTACTTCCCCGAGGACGACGATCTCGGCGACATGGTCGTCCTCGACCCGCAGTGGCTCAACGTGCGGATCGCCGCGATCCTCGACGATCCGGCGGTGGCCGCCCGGCGCGGCACGCTCACCGCCGCGGACATGGCCACGGTATGGCCTGACCTGCCCTGGGCCGACCGGGAGCGCCTGCTGAACCTGATGGACCGCTTCGACGTGTCCTACCGGGTGCGCGACAGCGACGACGGCGCCCGCGCCGTGGTCGTCGGCTGGCTGCCCCAGTCCGCCCCGGACATCAGCGGGTTGTGGCAGGCCGCCGACCGGGAGATCCGGGTCGTCTACGAACTGCCGGTGCTGCCGCCGGGGATCCCGGGCTGGTTCCTGGCCCGGTCGCACCGCTTCGCCACCCAGTACCGGTGGCGCACCGGGGCGCTGCTGCGCCACCCCGACAGCGAGCACATCGGGCTGCTGCGCAGCGACGTCCAGCGCAACCGGATCGCGCTGACCGTCCGGGGGCCGCTGCCCGCGGCCTTCTTCGCGGTGCTCGACGACGGCCTCAACCTGACGTTCGACCGCTATCCCGGCTTGAAGATCACCAGGTGGATCCCGTGCCGTGGGCACGGGCCGTGCGACAAGGAGTTCGACTACGCCAAGGTCATCAGCCGCGTCAAGCGCGGCGAGCACGCGATCTACTGCGACGAGGTCGACCAGCCGGTCGACATCACGGGGCTGC
This window encodes:
- a CDS encoding leucine-rich repeat domain-containing protein, giving the protein MTGASDPARKKADDLIAAARRSRARTLDLSWTELGSVPEGVRELTDLTTLNLSHTRLIALPGWLRELAGLTTLVLDGNERMHLPDWLPDLPRLTSLDLRRQQLTSLPRVFGYLTGLAQLHLDSNRLSELPPWLDLLTGLTTLSVRNNQLTALPAGIGRLTALTTLNLEHNQLAELPAGIGAMTALTTLNLEHNQLTALPESIGRLTGLTTLDLERNQLAALPDSIGDLAGLTALDLSFNSLTALPGTTGGLTGLLTLDLQSNQLRELPPGFGRLTRLTRLDLRHNRLRGLPEEIGDLARLQRLDVQHNRLRDLPERLGELSQLAKLDVGHNFLDALPAGLGRLTGLTALDLRNNPLTSPPPEIVAQGGEAVLAFLRASTTSLQQWASKLMIVGEGRVGKTSLVKALSGRSHDVAEPTTHGLLISRLPLAHPARPVTMELSAWDFGGQDIYHATHQFFLTGRSLFLLVWNVSEGTERGRLRYWLDIITARAPQAPILIVATHTAQRPADIDLDSLRERYPAIVGHFSVDCAARTGVEALHTAVAQAAAGLPLMGASWPKRWVDTAAELIGPGRPPHVSAAALWQAMTRAGVADPEEQQTLALAMHHRGEILYFPEDDDLGDMVVLDPQWLNVRIAAILDDPAVAARRGTLTAADMATVWPDLPWADRERLLNLMDRFDVSYRVRDSDDGARAVVVGWLPQSAPDISGLWQAADREIRVVYELPVLPPGIPGWFLARSHRFATQYRWRTGALLRHPDSEHIGLLRSDVQRNRIALTVRGPLPAAFFAVLDDGLNLTFDRYPGLKITRWIPCRGHGPCDKEFDYAKVISRVKRGEHAIYCDEVDQPVDITGLLTGIAMPARELTDSGLRRLIGAEFERLRADLDQRHGTAQRDHQQLTTMIQKSQQAHCPSVFTIVPDGRKGIGRTRHLLRLYCEEPGVWHPLSGDDGCYEITELADWLRTAGPYLARTLRILRAAVPYAGPILGIAADDLQEKLADELDLAKEVLDDIPAERLAEEPELGRDPHREPSRHARSDADYRVLRAMMLKLDPQQRWGGLSHLVTPEGLSLYLCAEHLAGYQRLPAP